One stretch of Paenibacillus sp. AN1007 DNA includes these proteins:
- a CDS encoding ATP-binding protein → MLLRILSAVLTVMLAAALLVLSTIREPQAAALHARQGILDLATWNPKLMDRIRLDGEWEFYWKKAPLPQTIDQKQHDIHVTPDAYAEVPGTWGPVQIGNERLPSYGFASYRLVLRNTPIEGTLAIKKSNIRFASEIYVNGIKLLQDGQAVEKTAGYKAGNSPQIGFFPYDGGDIEILVRVANYDYPNAGISGPLFFGEQAAMLKSHQSHTAIELAAMAVLAVIAVIFLVSYLGSALYRSRDDSLLLLGLICLLYALYNGMISERVLTETGIHFSFSTLYKLKDFCSVACLGLLIFYFHRFRAGMISAGITSTALFVFGAYICLLALFPISVYVLTAPIVIGLYTLILLWLLVQCAVRFVISEKGERLSGFLWYAAMLCITLYCLDINLFSVSLKENVNIGQVCIVLFSILMLFLVVLRFFEAYLTVQSLKDQLLLLDQVKDDFLSNTSHELKTPLNAIVNISESLLKGSEGRLTEEQAQNLAVVTSSGRRLTYLVDELLDYSKMKHGDIPLHRSAADLSAYAESVMRMHSFLLGTKNVELINSIPADFPLIYADGNRLVQILHNLVGNAVKFTDHGSVRISASIVHGKAEVRAADTGRGISPDKLEHIFLPFEQEEGTGPRAAGGTGLGLSITRKLVELHGGTIHAESVLGQGSVFVLTFPLAEAKKVKRSNVPPLNLPPAVSGHRALRYEEPVIMPGLKNEWILVVDDDAANLQTIISLLKLEGYSYAVTSQSGSVLGLLDRLPAVHLIIADIMMPGMSGYELLDRIRERFSPSELPVLMLTAGNKAHQLKLALEKGANDFVAKPFESEELLARIGGLTRMKTSVQAARNAEISFLRSQINPHFLYNALNAIAELCVDAPNQAEQLILQLSSYLRGSVHFKHLDSKTSLVNELEMIEAYAAIERARFGSRLEVIIDVDADVDRSMDIPPLILQPLIENAIRHGLMSRVDGGRVMLSIRKVNEMEIRFTIEDNGIGITKQRMKDILQAADGSTGVGLWNISSRLKLLYNRDIQLESHDGEGTRITFDLPIQYYSNKGNGGYST, encoded by the coding sequence GTGTTATTACGAATTTTGAGTGCTGTGCTTACAGTGATGCTTGCTGCGGCGCTGCTGGTTCTGTCCACGATCAGAGAGCCGCAGGCTGCCGCACTCCATGCACGCCAGGGTATTCTCGATCTCGCAACCTGGAACCCGAAGCTGATGGATCGCATCAGGCTGGATGGGGAGTGGGAATTTTATTGGAAAAAGGCCCCCTTACCTCAAACGATAGATCAGAAACAGCATGATATCCACGTCACTCCCGATGCCTATGCCGAAGTTCCGGGTACTTGGGGCCCGGTTCAGATAGGGAACGAACGACTGCCTTCGTACGGCTTTGCTTCATATCGGCTTGTGCTGCGCAATACACCGATTGAGGGCACACTCGCCATCAAAAAAAGCAATATCCGTTTCGCCAGCGAAATTTACGTCAACGGCATCAAGCTGCTGCAGGACGGACAAGCCGTGGAAAAAACAGCCGGTTACAAGGCAGGTAATTCTCCACAAATCGGTTTTTTCCCTTATGATGGCGGCGATATTGAAATATTGGTCCGGGTGGCGAATTACGACTATCCTAACGCCGGCATTTCCGGACCGCTCTTTTTTGGCGAACAGGCGGCGATGCTCAAAAGCCATCAGAGCCACACAGCCATTGAACTGGCCGCAATGGCTGTTCTGGCTGTAATAGCCGTCATTTTTCTCGTCAGCTACTTGGGGTCGGCCTTGTATCGAAGCCGAGATGATTCTCTGCTGCTGCTCGGCCTAATCTGTCTACTGTATGCCCTGTATAATGGCATGATCAGTGAACGTGTTCTGACCGAAACAGGAATTCATTTTTCATTTAGTACGCTGTATAAATTAAAGGATTTTTGCTCTGTTGCCTGTCTTGGCCTGCTCATATTTTATTTCCACCGTTTCCGGGCAGGCATGATCTCCGCAGGAATAACCTCTACAGCGTTGTTTGTTTTTGGAGCATATATCTGCCTGCTCGCACTCTTTCCCATCTCCGTCTACGTGTTAACGGCACCTATTGTCATCGGGCTGTATACGTTAATTCTGCTATGGCTGCTTGTACAGTGTGCTGTGCGGTTTGTAATTAGCGAGAAGGGAGAACGACTATCCGGCTTTCTATGGTACGCAGCCATGCTCTGCATTACGCTGTACTGTCTGGACATTAACCTGTTCTCCGTTTCGCTTAAGGAAAACGTGAATATCGGACAGGTGTGCATCGTTCTGTTCAGTATCTTGATGCTCTTTCTCGTTGTGCTTCGATTCTTCGAGGCTTATCTTACCGTCCAATCCCTTAAGGACCAGCTTCTTTTACTCGATCAAGTGAAGGATGACTTTCTCTCCAATACTTCGCATGAATTAAAGACACCGCTCAATGCCATCGTCAATATTAGTGAAAGCCTGCTCAAAGGTTCGGAAGGCCGGTTAACAGAGGAACAAGCTCAAAATCTGGCGGTTGTAACAAGCAGCGGCAGAAGGCTGACATATCTGGTGGATGAACTGCTGGACTACTCCAAAATGAAACATGGAGATATTCCGCTGCACCGCTCGGCTGCCGATCTGTCCGCCTATGCTGAATCGGTGATGCGTATGCACTCATTCCTGCTGGGCACGAAAAACGTAGAGCTGATCAACAGTATCCCGGCGGATTTCCCGCTGATTTATGCGGACGGGAACCGACTCGTGCAGATCCTGCATAATCTGGTCGGTAATGCCGTCAAATTTACCGACCACGGTTCTGTTCGCATTAGTGCCTCGATTGTGCACGGCAAAGCTGAAGTGCGCGCTGCAGACACAGGCCGCGGCATCAGCCCGGACAAGCTGGAGCACATCTTCCTGCCATTCGAGCAGGAAGAGGGTACGGGACCCAGGGCTGCCGGGGGGACAGGGCTTGGTCTGAGCATTACCCGCAAGCTTGTTGAGCTGCACGGTGGAACGATTCACGCTGAATCGGTGCTTGGTCAAGGATCTGTGTTCGTTCTAACTTTCCCGCTTGCCGAAGCTAAAAAAGTGAAACGTTCCAACGTTCCACCTCTGAACCTGCCTCCGGCGGTTTCAGGTCATCGTGCACTGAGATACGAGGAACCTGTCATTATGCCGGGCCTAAAAAATGAATGGATTCTCGTCGTTGATGATGATGCAGCTAATCTGCAGACGATCATAAGTCTGCTGAAACTGGAAGGTTACAGTTATGCCGTCACTTCACAATCCGGCTCGGTATTGGGTCTGCTGGACCGGCTCCCTGCCGTTCATCTGATCATAGCGGATATCATGATGCCAGGCATGTCCGGTTACGAATTGCTTGATCGTATTCGGGAACGCTTCTCCCCTTCCGAACTGCCCGTGCTCATGCTGACCGCGGGCAATAAAGCCCATCAGTTAAAATTGGCACTTGAGAAGGGAGCTAATGATTTCGTAGCCAAACCCTTCGAATCGGAGGAACTACTGGCTAGAATCGGCGGCCTGACCCGAATGAAGACGTCTGTTCAGGCGGCACGAAATGCCGAGATTTCCTTTTTGCGATCCCAGATTAACCCGCACTTTCTGTATAACGCCTTGAATGCGATTGCCGAATTGTGTGTTGATGCACCGAATCAGGCGGAACAATTAATCCTGCAGCTGTCCAGTTATCTGCGGGGAAGCGTGCACTTCAAACATCTGGATTCCAAAACAAGTCTGGTCAACGAGCTCGAGATGATTGAAGCTTATGCAGCCATTGAACGCGCGCGATTCGGATCAAGGCTGGAGGTCATCATCGACGTGGACGCCGATGTAGACCGCAGCATGGACATTCCGCCGCTCATCCTGCAGCCGCTCATCGAGAATGCCATTCGGCATGGTCTGATGTCCCGTGTGGACGGCGGACGGGTGATGCTGTCTATTCGTAAGGTGAATGAAATGGAAATCAGATTTACCATTGAGGACAACGGCATCGGAATAACAAAGCAGCGAATGAAGGACATCCTGCAGGCTGCCGATGGCAGCACCGGTGTCGGTCTATGGAATATTTCCAGCAGGCTGAAGCTGCTGTATAACAGGGATATTCAGTTGGAAAGCCATGATGGTGAAGGAACACGTATTACGTTTGACCTTCCCATTCAGTACTACAGCAATAAGGGTAACGGGGGTTACAGTACATGA
- a CDS encoding DUF4317 domain-containing protein, translating into MNKKEVAHIRKQFKLDHDLLNIYDILNVYITKETNEVYHWERHPFELVDREKQELYMGNFKKLLTGELDQKLFELKFQEEAEEPAQVMLHQALVTGDPDEWQDLMLLLVDRMMADAKYERDMVVTFIKGQYYLPTKARNDEAEESEKNEVFAHPFILCSVNSTEKQRKTLLFDYVEREFKYNIIVDPIIKLSTPEQGFLYPSVTDNYSDVNRVLYCTGKSNFPDPHFVENVLNGERSVTALEERAIFEDIVKEITGEQMDATTLAHVYEEINRVIEVNEESHEEEPPKLDYKDVERLLTASGVEELTTEKVERAFETIVDNKNYELKANSVMPKYTSKSIKIDTKVATISISPQDLKYVRQVNYQGRRCIMIEVDEDAVIEGFTLATENL; encoded by the coding sequence ATGAATAAAAAAGAAGTCGCGCACATTCGCAAACAATTCAAGCTGGATCATGATCTGCTGAACATTTACGACATTCTGAATGTCTATATTACAAAAGAAACGAATGAAGTTTATCACTGGGAACGCCATCCTTTTGAGCTGGTGGATCGAGAGAAGCAGGAATTATACATGGGTAATTTCAAAAAACTGCTGACAGGAGAACTCGATCAGAAGCTGTTCGAACTGAAATTCCAAGAAGAGGCGGAGGAACCGGCACAGGTGATGCTTCATCAGGCGCTCGTCACTGGAGACCCAGATGAGTGGCAGGATCTCATGCTGCTGCTTGTCGACCGCATGATGGCCGATGCCAAGTATGAGCGGGATATGGTTGTTACGTTTATTAAGGGGCAGTATTATTTGCCGACAAAAGCCAGAAACGATGAAGCCGAAGAGAGTGAGAAAAACGAGGTATTTGCTCATCCCTTCATCCTGTGCAGTGTGAATTCCACGGAGAAGCAGCGGAAGACGCTGTTATTTGACTATGTAGAGCGGGAATTCAAGTACAACATCATCGTTGATCCGATCATCAAATTAAGCACGCCGGAGCAGGGATTCCTGTATCCAAGTGTGACGGATAATTATTCGGACGTGAACCGTGTGCTGTACTGCACGGGAAAATCGAATTTCCCCGATCCTCATTTTGTAGAAAATGTGCTGAATGGTGAACGTTCTGTAACGGCACTGGAGGAGCGGGCCATTTTCGAGGATATCGTCAAAGAGATTACAGGGGAGCAGATGGATGCGACCACCTTGGCCCATGTGTATGAAGAGATCAATCGTGTCATTGAAGTGAACGAAGAATCGCATGAAGAAGAGCCGCCGAAGCTGGATTATAAAGACGTGGAACGTCTGCTTACCGCCAGCGGTGTAGAAGAGTTAACCACCGAGAAGGTGGAACGAGCATTTGAAACGATCGTGGACAACAAAAACTATGAGCTGAAAGCCAATAGTGTTATGCCCAAATACACTTCCAAATCAATCAAGATTGATACGAAGGTAGCAACCATCTCCATCAGTCCGCAGGATCTCAAATATGTGAGACAAGTCAACTACCAGGGAAGACGCTGTATCATGATTGAAGTGGACGAGGACGCTGTAATTGAAGGATTTACACTTGCCACAGAGAATCTCTGA
- a CDS encoding flagellin — protein MIISHNLAAASAHRKTQENARNNSSHLQKLSSGQRIDRASDDAAGLAISEKMRSQIRGLDQANRNIQDGISLVQTAEGGLQEISAILQRQRELIVQGLNDTYTNNDRLKIESEIQELTDEINHISQSTSYNTINLLARDDYKILADRSSSSTNTFLSEPPTITTVQKTVVYAASGTPPEARHLTSNSNTSSTTQTYTNTNVITPITSQDSGQGYNEYNVDTYTTTKTDTERSVYETLAPTTDPQYSAPDYWYASGINPTWFGPKTLGHVYGTMSEIVQVDGMMRPVEYTSRSNTGTVPAWDHMWFPDSDVSIKRIRTILPDNSMQIEYIINNGNSTDTNVKLSNLVNPPDHSVMTDANGLLIPNGVTSINSPSGNTTYTMTGTEANASITFDNSLGSLSPTQLAIHNPAGGQPTINFDWDVSLPSQSSLTLAFKYGPFSLNLDVFERTNETEVSTRLETTLNVKIKDIDYITPKLTVQAGANQGQHMDIPLFNVQADALGITTMGLLLPSIQEQALSRVDKAISKISNIRGIYGSIQNRMAHALNNTSNAAENLSNAESRIRDADMAKEMLEYTKSNILSQAAQAMLTQSNQSPQSVLQLLHQ, from the coding sequence ATGATTATTTCGCATAACTTAGCGGCTGCTAGTGCACATAGGAAAACTCAAGAAAACGCCCGTAATAACTCCAGCCACCTACAGAAACTATCTTCTGGGCAGAGAATTGATCGTGCGTCTGATGATGCAGCAGGACTAGCAATATCCGAGAAAATGAGGTCACAGATTCGCGGACTTGACCAAGCAAATCGAAATATACAAGATGGGATTTCTCTTGTTCAAACAGCAGAAGGCGGACTGCAGGAAATTTCAGCTATTTTACAAAGACAGAGAGAACTGATTGTCCAGGGTCTAAATGATACATACACCAATAATGATCGTCTGAAGATTGAAAGTGAGATTCAAGAGCTTACGGATGAAATAAACCATATTTCCCAAAGCACAAGCTATAACACGATAAACTTGTTGGCAAGAGATGATTATAAAATACTGGCGGATCGTTCAAGTTCCAGTACAAACACTTTCCTTAGTGAGCCGCCCACAATTACAACCGTACAGAAAACTGTAGTTTATGCAGCCTCTGGGACACCACCCGAAGCAAGACACCTGACCAGCAATTCTAATACGTCATCTACAACTCAGACGTATACAAACACAAATGTAATTACTCCGATAACCTCGCAGGATTCGGGACAAGGTTACAACGAATATAATGTGGATACGTATACAACAACTAAAACAGATACAGAGCGTTCAGTATATGAAACGTTAGCGCCTACAACCGATCCGCAATATTCAGCACCAGACTATTGGTATGCTTCGGGAATCAACCCAACTTGGTTTGGCCCCAAAACATTAGGTCATGTTTATGGCACGATGAGTGAGATTGTACAAGTGGATGGCATGATGCGACCAGTGGAGTATACATCTAGAAGCAATACCGGTACAGTTCCGGCTTGGGATCATATGTGGTTTCCAGATAGCGATGTATCGATAAAAAGAATCCGGACTATACTTCCAGATAATTCGATGCAAATCGAATATATAATAAATAACGGAAATTCAACGGATACGAATGTAAAGCTAAGCAACCTAGTTAACCCGCCTGATCATTCAGTGATGACAGATGCAAATGGGCTGCTTATCCCCAATGGTGTAACATCCATTAATTCGCCATCTGGGAATACAACATATACGATGACAGGAACGGAAGCAAATGCTAGTATTACGTTCGATAATTCTCTCGGATCTCTATCACCAACCCAACTTGCAATTCATAATCCCGCAGGGGGACAACCTACAATTAATTTTGATTGGGATGTTAGCCTCCCTTCTCAATCAAGTTTAACACTTGCTTTCAAATACGGTCCTTTCTCATTAAATTTGGATGTATTTGAACGTACAAACGAAACAGAAGTGTCTACACGCCTAGAAACAACTTTAAATGTCAAGATCAAAGACATAGACTATATCACACCGAAACTCACGGTCCAAGCCGGAGCTAATCAAGGGCAGCATATGGATATCCCTTTATTCAACGTGCAGGCTGATGCGTTAGGTATTACAACGATGGGCTTGTTACTACCATCTATTCAAGAACAAGCATTATCTCGTGTAGACAAAGCCATCTCCAAAATTTCCAATATTCGTGGAATATACGGTTCAATCCAGAATCGAATGGCACATGCATTAAACAATACAAGTAATGCTGCAGAGAATTTGAGTAATGCAGAATCTCGAATTAGAGACGCAGACATGGCCAAAGAAATGTTAGAGTACACAAAATCAAATATTTTATCGCAGGCTGCACAAGCCATGCTCACACAATCGAATCAAAGCCCTCAATCCGTTCTACAATTGCTCCACCAGTGA
- a CDS encoding AraC family transcriptional regulator — MDSLWREGSRASQIYFISGDRKPVNLHQWGPGVRDVYALHYIIQGQGTLETGGQRFRLGAGESFIIFPQQEIYYYPDSSDPWEYVWMEFNGRDARHLIALTQLSVQHPVLPAAPESMEPWFHRAWNSGASPSEVLRADARLQQLLSYYIEFFPSGKKEEVRDDVWLARTYIEQNYWKSSLTVAEVVQVVNLERSYLFRRFKEATGISVSAYITACRIRRACELLKSSQLSIQSIAYSVGYKDPLYFSRVFKKAASYTPSAYMMLHQKKSSTLGENSSTSIHH; from the coding sequence GTGGACTCATTATGGAGAGAAGGGAGCAGAGCGAGCCAGATATATTTTATCAGCGGCGATCGCAAACCGGTTAATCTTCATCAGTGGGGACCGGGTGTGCGTGACGTCTATGCGCTGCACTACATCATTCAAGGGCAGGGTACACTGGAAACCGGAGGTCAGCGGTTCCGGCTGGGTGCCGGAGAGAGTTTTATCATTTTTCCGCAGCAAGAAATCTATTACTATCCTGACTCATCGGACCCGTGGGAGTACGTATGGATGGAATTCAACGGCAGAGATGCCCGGCACCTCATAGCGTTGACACAGTTATCGGTTCAGCATCCTGTCCTGCCAGCTGCGCCCGAGTCTATGGAGCCTTGGTTTCATCGGGCCTGGAATTCGGGTGCATCACCAAGTGAAGTGTTGAGAGCGGACGCTCGTCTGCAGCAGCTGCTGTCCTATTACATAGAATTCTTTCCCAGCGGGAAGAAGGAGGAAGTTAGGGATGATGTGTGGCTGGCAAGAACCTATATTGAGCAGAACTACTGGAAATCTTCCTTAACGGTTGCGGAGGTTGTACAGGTCGTGAATCTGGAACGAAGCTACCTGTTCCGCAGGTTCAAAGAAGCCACAGGTATATCGGTGTCCGCATATATAACAGCATGCCGGATTCGGCGTGCCTGCGAGCTGCTGAAATCATCCCAATTGTCCATTCAATCCATAGCATATTCGGTAGGATATAAGGATCCGCTTTATTTTTCCAGAGTATTCAAAAAGGCAGCATCATATACGCCATCAGCCTACATGATGCTGCACCAAAAAAAGAGCAGCACGTTAGGAGAAAACAGCTCAACATCCATACATCACTGA
- a CDS encoding glycoside hydrolase family 27 protein, producing the protein MSANTNAMMGFAPALGWNSWNTFTWDINEQLIRDVADVFVKEGYRDAGYEYIVIDDCWSLKERDADGNLVVDPAKFPSGMKALADYIHDKGLKFGMYSCVGTHTCAGYPGSFEHEFQDAALFAEWGVDYLKYDYCFKPRHISGELLYKRMSLALKNCGRDILFSACNWGEDNVYEWIRESGAHMYRSTGDIRDNWDSVKELALSQLGKQSYTGSFCHNDMDMLIVGMYGGSNSDFIGSIGGCNDIEYKTHFSLWSMMGSPLMIGCDVRKANETTKDILLNPDLLAINQDPEARGAYRIKPEPQWFHTDDVFMLVKVLTDGDLAIGFFNLSDSQRELSLQFWDMGLPYASGYSLSLYDCWEHKELGVFRERYAPVVAAHDCLVVRAKLVK; encoded by the coding sequence ATGAGCGCTAATACAAATGCAATGATGGGATTTGCCCCCGCGTTGGGCTGGAATTCATGGAATACGTTTACGTGGGACATCAATGAGCAGTTGATTCGGGATGTGGCCGATGTGTTTGTAAAGGAAGGATATCGAGACGCTGGGTACGAGTACATTGTGATTGACGATTGCTGGAGCCTCAAGGAGCGGGATGCAGACGGAAATCTGGTCGTAGATCCTGCCAAATTCCCGAGTGGAATGAAGGCGCTTGCAGATTATATCCACGACAAAGGCCTGAAGTTTGGCATGTACTCCTGTGTCGGTACACACACCTGTGCAGGTTATCCGGGCAGTTTCGAGCATGAGTTTCAGGATGCTGCGCTGTTCGCCGAGTGGGGCGTGGATTATTTAAAATATGACTACTGCTTCAAGCCGCGCCACATCTCGGGCGAGCTGCTGTACAAACGCATGAGCCTTGCTCTCAAAAACTGCGGGCGCGACATCCTGTTCTCTGCCTGCAACTGGGGTGAGGACAATGTATACGAATGGATTCGCGAATCGGGTGCACATATGTACCGCTCCACCGGAGATATACGCGACAACTGGGATTCGGTCAAAGAACTGGCCCTTTCACAGCTTGGAAAACAAAGCTATACCGGCTCCTTCTGCCACAATGACATGGATATGCTTATTGTAGGCATGTACGGCGGAAGCAACAGCGACTTTATCGGCAGCATTGGCGGCTGCAATGATATCGAATACAAAACCCATTTCTCCCTCTGGTCCATGATGGGTTCACCCCTGATGATCGGATGTGATGTGCGCAAAGCCAATGAGACAACCAAAGATATTTTGCTGAATCCCGATCTGCTAGCTATTAATCAGGACCCGGAGGCACGCGGGGCTTACCGCATCAAACCCGAGCCGCAATGGTTTCATACCGATGACGTATTCATGCTGGTGAAGGTACTTACGGACGGTGATCTGGCGATTGGTTTCTTCAACCTGAGCGACAGCCAGCGGGAGTTGTCCTTGCAATTCTGGGATATGGGCCTGCCCTATGCATCTGGTTACTCTTTGTCCCTCTATGACTGCTGGGAGCACAAGGAACTCGGTGTATTCCGCGAGCGTTATGCACCCGTAGTGGCAGCTCATGATTGTCTCGTTGTGCGAGCCAAGCTGGTGAAATAA
- a CDS encoding response regulator, protein MMRVIIVDDEDLSLKRLKRILTESGKIEVCEVFQDPEKACEYAANNSFDAAFLDITMPRISGMQLIGELRRHHASLPIVLVTGYEEYAVQAFEKEVIDYVIKPVTAERVSRSIQRLQERLRDTIILSEPVSPPPRLTVRLFGEFMVFAGEDTGSPIKLRTPKTEELLAFLLYAKSTSRDALADTLWKDLSPQKAWTNINSTLYYVRRAIGDNTDIPIILKDRNGIRVDRSVMDCDLYEFETLCRKIRQTSTYQPEMFERIDTLYRGELLKGRHYEWALAWSRQLEMDFITTMETAAQYHLQQNQPLRALHYFDRVLQIDSIREDIHREVILLYLSLGRRAEAQWQYQLLEELLHEELGSHPSPDLKQLLRQS, encoded by the coding sequence ATGATGAGAGTAATCATCGTAGACGATGAAGACCTGTCGCTCAAGCGGCTGAAGCGTATTTTGACTGAAAGTGGAAAAATAGAGGTGTGCGAAGTATTCCAGGACCCCGAGAAGGCTTGTGAATACGCTGCGAATAACAGCTTTGATGCTGCCTTTCTTGATATTACGATGCCGCGGATCTCAGGGATGCAGCTGATTGGCGAATTGCGCAGACATCATGCTTCCCTTCCGATCGTGCTTGTAACAGGATATGAAGAGTATGCCGTACAGGCTTTTGAAAAAGAGGTCATCGACTATGTGATCAAACCCGTGACCGCCGAGCGTGTAAGCCGCAGCATACAGCGTTTGCAGGAGCGGCTTCGCGACACCATCATCTTGTCAGAGCCCGTTTCCCCGCCCCCTCGCCTGACGGTGCGGCTGTTCGGTGAATTTATGGTGTTTGCCGGAGAGGATACGGGTAGTCCTATCAAACTGCGAACACCCAAAACGGAGGAACTGCTCGCATTCCTCTTATATGCCAAGTCGACAAGCCGCGATGCACTGGCCGATACGTTATGGAAAGACCTAAGTCCGCAGAAGGCGTGGACGAACATCAATTCAACGCTGTATTATGTTAGACGTGCGATTGGAGACAACACCGATATTCCCATTATCCTCAAAGATCGAAACGGGATTCGTGTAGATCGCAGCGTAATGGATTGTGATCTGTATGAGTTCGAAACCTTATGCCGTAAAATTCGTCAAACCTCAACCTATCAGCCTGAAATGTTTGAACGAATCGATACCCTTTATCGTGGAGAGCTTCTGAAAGGGCGGCACTATGAATGGGCTTTGGCGTGGTCAAGACAGCTGGAGATGGATTTTATTACAACGATGGAAACCGCCGCCCAGTATCATCTCCAGCAAAATCAACCGCTCCGTGCCCTGCACTATTTTGATCGGGTCCTGCAGATTGACTCTATTCGGGAAGATATTCACCGTGAAGTAATTCTTCTCTATCTTTCGCTGGGCCGGAGGGCGGAAGCCCAGTGGCAGTATCAGCTTCTGGAGGAACTGCTCCATGAGGAGCTTGGTTCGCACCCATCGCCTGATCTCAAGCAGCTGCTTCGGCAATCATAG
- a CDS encoding carboxylesterase family protein, translating into MLRTVTVENGQVQGLPAADPRITSFKGIPFAAPPVGRNRWRAPQPASDWDGVLQAFDFAPTSMQAPTVIDDNNIYTREWAVDPDLPMNEDCLYLNVWTPAKRTDEKLPVFVWYFGGGLQVGHTAEMEFDGERIARRGIVVVTVNYRLNAFGFLCHPEISAESPQAPANFGHLDQQAGTQWVKRNIAAFGGDPDQITIGGQSAGGGSVLSQMTSPQNKNLFQRAVIMSGIATELYPNVHVPAVRSTLRDAEQKGVDFFRFLGVSSLDEARQLDAITLRDKILEYKSFWGTVIDNQFCVGDPFTRFMQHKRELVPVMLGHTSSEFWTRPAVSSMEELKQMAAELFGEDAPAFLQHCEADNGDLDHTLQRASVRMIEHAIQLVIRSNSGHPSETPLYYYNFDAEIPGWDQPGTFHSVDLWFFFETLAKCWRPFTGKHYDLARQMCNYLSNFITTGDPNGLDSTGKPLPYWIPSSTEQPYRMEFGDLAQLQREEPGPVLELAIKQHFKKQNEPVV; encoded by the coding sequence TTGCTTAGAACAGTTACGGTAGAGAATGGTCAAGTTCAGGGGCTGCCTGCCGCAGACCCGCGTATTACAAGTTTTAAAGGTATTCCGTTCGCCGCGCCCCCGGTAGGCCGAAATCGCTGGCGTGCTCCGCAGCCGGCATCTGACTGGGATGGTGTGCTTCAGGCTTTTGATTTTGCTCCCACCTCTATGCAGGCCCCCACGGTGATCGACGATAACAACATTTATACCCGAGAGTGGGCGGTCGATCCGGACCTGCCGATGAATGAGGACTGCCTCTACCTAAACGTGTGGACACCCGCCAAACGTACGGATGAGAAGCTGCCTGTGTTTGTCTGGTATTTCGGCGGCGGCCTTCAAGTGGGTCACACGGCCGAAATGGAATTTGATGGTGAGCGTATTGCTCGCAGGGGAATCGTCGTCGTTACCGTCAATTACCGTCTGAATGCATTTGGTTTCCTGTGCCATCCCGAGATCAGTGCGGAGTCTCCACAAGCCCCTGCAAACTTTGGACATCTGGATCAGCAGGCAGGCACGCAGTGGGTGAAGCGCAACATTGCTGCATTTGGCGGTGACCCGGATCAGATTACAATCGGCGGACAATCTGCCGGCGGCGGCAGTGTACTCAGCCAAATGACTTCCCCGCAGAACAAAAACCTGTTCCAGCGAGCCGTCATTATGAGCGGCATCGCAACCGAACTGTATCCAAATGTGCATGTCCCTGCTGTCCGCAGCACACTGCGGGATGCCGAACAGAAAGGCGTTGATTTTTTCCGTTTTCTAGGAGTATCCTCCCTGGATGAAGCCAGACAGCTGGATGCGATCACGCTGCGGGATAAAATACTGGAATACAAAAGCTTCTGGGGAACGGTCATTGATAACCAGTTCTGCGTAGGCGATCCATTCACCCGGTTTATGCAGCATAAGCGCGAACTCGTTCCCGTCATGCTGGGACACACCTCTTCCGAATTCTGGACCCGGCCTGCTGTCAGCAGTATGGAGGAATTGAAACAGATGGCGGCTGAACTTTTTGGCGAGGATGCTCCTGCCTTTTTGCAGCACTGTGAAGCCGATAACGGCGATCTGGATCATACACTGCAGCGGGCTTCTGTCCGCATGATTGAACATGCGATTCAGCTTGTGATCCGCTCGAATAGCGGTCATCCGTCCGAGACGCCGCTCTATTATTATAACTTCGACGCAGAGATTCCAGGCTGGGATCAGCCAGGCACATTCCACTCCGTCGATCTGTGGTTCTTTTTTGAAACACTCGCGAAATGCTGGCGTCCTTTCACGGGCAAACACTATGATCTCGCACGCCAGATGTGCAATTATTTGTCTAATTTCATCACGACAGGTGACCCGAATGGTCTGGATTCCACCGGCAAACCGCTGCCTTACTGGATTCCGAGCAGTACCGAACAGCCGTATCGTATGGAATTTGGTGATCTGGCCCAGCTGCAGCGCGAAGAACCTGGACCTGTGCTCGAATTGGCGATTAAGCAGCATTTTAAGAAGCAGAATGAACCTGTGGTTTAA